One genomic segment of Danio rerio strain Tuebingen ecotype United States chromosome 11, GRCz12tu, whole genome shotgun sequence includes these proteins:
- the adgrl4 gene encoding adhesion G protein-coupled receptor L4 precursor (The RefSeq protein has 24 substitutions, 2 frameshifts, 2 non-frameshifting indels compared to this genomic sequence), which translates to MEFLHSSPMKLLLFAAWFSSLLDPCRFLDICQSCHPNADCDDICKCRTGYTGNGISDCRDDNECETVPEICGLHANCTNYVGGYYCNCLSGFISNGTEQFQTNDGTSCNDINECEEDRKCGPNSKCHNNIGSFICSCLRGYTSPAGPWFMPNHGTDCIENSKIHCHQDHKCTKETVNSTLERMTNLSISERLKEIRYQTSAALSPVLLISYIEAMVSSKLNSGDVSKDSKEHVNETITNLVFSVNNLVEKDEKVEWKKINEDLRMYYVTKLLHTAEKETLALSAGYTHATQMQVHAGDVEMKLYTFEPRQAQKHPLSANIQGNSISLSTKKARHANNNGSTSVVFLIYHSIGDLLKPADDPGVADYSRYAAAGEITVNSPVIAAAISNQKTLPLNDVTFTLKHTQEIDPARDETKCAFWEYSPSMMGHWSLDGCIRTRVNTTHTSCSCNHLTHFAILMSSARANLLAHYNVLTRITQLGMVISLICLSMCIFTFWFFRDIQNTRTTIHKNLCCSLFMAQFIFLIGINKSAHKWFCSLIAGLLHYFFLAAFAWMCIEGIHLYLIVVGVIYNKGFLHRNFYAFGYGSPAVVVAISATLGYKYYGTSSVCWLSTENNFIWSFIGPAILIILVNLLAFAVIIYKVYRHTAVKKPEISHYENIRSCARGAIALLFVLGVTWAFGVMYILYETTLTAYLFTFANVFQGMFIFIFLCVLSRRIQEEYYRLFKNMPCCFECLR; encoded by the exons ATGGAGTTTTTACACAGTTCTCCAATGAAACTCCTGCTTTTCGCTG CTTGGTTTTCAAGTGTGCTGGATCCATGCAGATTTGTTGACACTAACCGGTCTTGTCATACGGATGCCAACTACGATATCGTTAAAAAAGGCTGCTACTGCAAACATGGGTACACTGGTAATGGAGTCAGCGATTGTAGAG ATGAcaatgaatgtgagaatgtaaCTGGAATATGTGGCCCACATGCCAACTGCACCAACTCTGCTGGCAGTTACTACTGTAACTGTTTATCTGGATTCATTTCAAATGGAACAAAGCATTTTCAAACTAATGATGGGACCTCCTGCAGTG ATATAAATGAGTGTGAGGAGGACAGAAAATGTGGACCCAATTCGAAATGCCACAACAATGTTGGCTCATTCATCTGCTCATGTTTGAGAGGTTATACATCGCCAGCAGGGCCCTGGTTCATGCCCAACCATGGGACAGACTGCATAG AAAACTCAAAGATACACTGCCATCAGGACCACAAATGTACTAAAGAGACAGTTAACAGCACACTGGAAAGA ATGACCAATCTGTCCATTTCAGAGCGTCTGAAAGAGATAAGATATCAAACATCAGCTGCACTCTCTCCTGTTCTTCTCATATCATACATTGAGGCCATGGTCAGCAGTAAATTAAATTTTGGAGATGTGTCTAAAGATTCAAAGGAACACGTCAATGAAACCATCACG AATTTGGTTTTTAGTGTAAATAACTTAGTCGAGAAGGATGAAAAGGTGGAATGGAAGAAGATCAATGAAGATTTGAGGAAGTATTATGTCACCAAACTCCTTCACACAGCAGAGAAGGAAACACTGGCCCTGTCTGCTGGATACACACATGCTACTCAGATGCAGGTGCATGCCGGTGATGTAG AAATGAAATTATACACATTTGAACCCCGCCAAGCACAGAAGCATCCACTGTCAGCCAACATCCAAGGAAACTCCATTTCACTAAGCACCAAGAAAGCAAGACATGCAAACAACAATG GCAGTACATCCGTTGTATTCCTCATCTATCACAGCATCGGGGATCTTTTAAAGCCTGCCGATGACCCTGGAGTGGCCGATTACTCTCGCTATGCAGCAGCGGGTGAAATCACAGTTAATTCACCTGTAATAGCAGCAGCCATCAGTAACCAGAAGACGCTTCCACTGAACGATGTGACcttcactctcaaacacacacag gaGATAGATCCAGCCCGTGATGAGACTAAGTGTGCATTCTGGGAATATTCACCAAGCATGATGGGACACTGGAGTTTAGATGGCTGTATACGCACTCGTGTGAACACCACACACACTTCATGTTCTTGTAATCACCTGACACACTTCGCTATTCTCATGTCCTCCGCTCGCGCTAAT ctgCTTGCACACTATAATGTTCTGACGAGGATAACACAGCTGGGAATGGTGATCTCTCTCATCTGCCTGTCCATGTGTATTTTCACCTTCTGGTTCTTCCGAGACATCCAGAACACCAGAACCACGATCCACAAGAACCTGTGCTGCAGCCTCTTCATGGCCCAGTTCATCTTTCTCATTGGGATTAACAAAAGTGCACACAAG TGGTTCTGTTCTCTGATCGCTGGCCTGCTGCACTACTTCTTCTTGGCTGCATTTGCTTGGATGTGCATAGAAGGAATCCATTTATATCTCATTGTTGTTGGCGTCATCTATAACAAAGGTTTCCTGCACCGGAACTTCTACGCATTTGGTTATGGGAGCCCTGCTGTGGTTGTCGCAATATCTGCAACTCTTGGATATAAATATTATGGGACCAGTTCTGT GTGTTGGCTAAGCACTGAAAATAACTTCATCTGGAGTTTCATAGGCCCAGCCATTCTGATCATCCTG GTTAATCTGCTGGCATTTGCTGTGATCATCTATAAGGTTTATCGTCACACTGCAGTAAAGAAACCTGAAATCAGTCACTATGAAAATATCAG